The following proteins are co-located in the Bacteroidota bacterium genome:
- a CDS encoding gliding motility-associated C-terminal domain-containing protein yields the protein MKFYIVLLILLNGYIGLSQNLVPNPSFEEKHMCPFNSVQWRDFGSMVKDWYSPNFQTPDYFHPCSSNPSSSAPFNTRFFPCTNHLIAKDGEAYVGIALGKKQGNTPNILEYIQVQLLKPLHKNKKYVVSFNIALNDCSGFSYSHFGAYVSKQLDTNYISYPDTQCCRFIPQIEPQIYSPETIINTNGWKEIKGVFSSSGGERWLTIGMFSDSQLPTPLDTIVNKHIPYAFIDAVSIKEIEPILCTDTIICSGDSILLHTLYSNCVWSSSSEKIDTLSLNDSIWLKIDSLTIIYLHTLDSSYNIRIYPVEKPIVSMPSDTIKCIGETIFISASVDSTDNNYIWSTGNQTNQIAINDTGMYFVTITNHGCVIKKSINIRLYQPPLFDLGRDTSICFEDRSYTLSAPLLKSFLWYPNKETTQVITAYSPNLYTVEVTDYNDCKYADSVTLFDGCIFPAYIPNAFSPGHKDNINQFFKPLINNVNFYSMSVYNRWGELLFESNQYDLGWDGTFKNIDCPEGVYFFLLRYSQVYVLGERFLAQSGSFTLIR from the coding sequence TCTGAATGGTTATATCGGGTTGTCACAAAACTTGGTACCCAATCCTAGTTTTGAAGAAAAACACATGTGTCCATTCAACTCAGTACAATGGAGAGATTTTGGGTCAATGGTCAAAGATTGGTATAGTCCTAATTTTCAAACTCCAGATTATTTTCATCCATGCAGCAGTAATCCTAGTAGTTCAGCTCCCTTTAATACTAGATTCTTTCCTTGTACAAATCATCTCATTGCCAAAGATGGGGAAGCATACGTAGGAATTGCGTTAGGAAAAAAGCAAGGAAATACACCTAACATTCTCGAATATATTCAGGTACAATTATTAAAACCACTTCATAAGAACAAGAAATATGTCGTTAGTTTTAATATCGCCTTGAACGATTGCAGTGGCTTTTCATACAGTCACTTTGGGGCATATGTATCAAAACAACTAGATACAAACTATATTTCCTATCCAGACACACAATGCTGTAGATTTATACCTCAAATAGAACCTCAAATTTATTCACCTGAAACCATAATAAATACAAATGGATGGAAAGAAATCAAAGGTGTCTTTTCCTCATCCGGTGGTGAGCGATGGCTAACTATAGGAATGTTTTCTGACTCACAGCTTCCCACCCCATTGGATACGATTGTTAATAAACATATCCCATACGCTTTTATTGATGCTGTCTCTATTAAAGAAATTGAACCTATTTTATGTACAGACACCATAATCTGTTCGGGTGATTCAATACTATTACATACTCTATATTCTAATTGTGTATGGTCTTCATCCTCAGAAAAGATTGATACATTGAGTCTTAACGACTCTATTTGGCTAAAAATAGACAGCCTTACTATTATTTACTTACATACCCTCGATTCCTCTTATAATATAAGAATCTATCCTGTTGAAAAACCTATTGTTTCAATGCCAAGTGATACAATTAAATGTATAGGTGAAACCATTTTTATTTCTGCTTCAGTTGATTCAACAGATAATAATTATATCTGGTCAACAGGCAACCAAACAAATCAAATTGCGATCAACGACACAGGGATGTATTTTGTGACCATTACAAATCATGGATGCGTGATAAAGAAATCAATTAATATACGTCTTTATCAACCTCCCCTTTTTGATTTAGGGCGTGACACTAGTATTTGCTTTGAAGACAGATCATATACACTTTCGGCTCCACTTTTAAAATCGTTTCTATGGTATCCGAACAAAGAAACTACGCAAGTTATTACCGCTTATTCACCAAATTTGTATACAGTAGAAGTTACAGATTATAATGATTGCAAATATGCTGATAGTGTTACTTTATTTGATGGCTGCATATTCCCAGCATATATACCCAATGCTTTCAGTCCTGGGCACAAAGACAATATAAATCAATTCTTTAAGCCTTTAATAAATAATGTTAACTTTTATAGCATGTCAGTATATAATCGATGGGGTGAGTTATTATTTGAGTCGAACCAATATGATTTAGGATGGGATGGCACATTCAAAAACATAGACTGTCCTGAGGGTGTGTATTTTTTTCTTTTACGGTACTCACAAGTATATGTTTTAGGGGAGAGATTTCTTGCTCAAAGCGGGTCTTTTACATTAATTAGATAG